Proteins found in one Tsukamurella paurometabola DSM 20162 genomic segment:
- a CDS encoding alpha/beta fold hydrolase, with amino-acid sequence MSPEVLPFRSRPYAPELRFAEIHGHQRAYRMGGSGPVVLLLHGIADNSLVWEQVMVQLTDRYTVIAPDLLGHGLSDRPRADYSVAAFANGMRDLLCYLGVDRASVVGHSLGGGVAGQFAYQFPDMVERLVFVAPGGVDHDVSPLLRLLSLPFSEQVVALTALPGAKQILGAALDVAAALPVPARADLVQLRLALDRMPNTASPHAFARTLRSVVDLRGQVVTMRDRCYLTAEVPTLVARGTDDSIIPAAHAEVLRATLPAATVTLFEGVGHFPMMEAPERFLEVLTGFLTSTEPARLVRTHLRDGLRSAAGVRMPEPAQELG; translated from the coding sequence ATGAGTCCCGAGGTTCTGCCCTTCCGGTCCCGTCCCTACGCGCCGGAACTGCGCTTCGCCGAGATCCATGGACACCAGCGCGCCTACCGCATGGGCGGCAGCGGTCCCGTCGTCCTGCTACTGCACGGCATCGCCGACAACTCGCTGGTGTGGGAACAGGTGATGGTCCAGCTCACCGACCGGTACACGGTGATCGCGCCGGACCTCCTGGGGCACGGCCTCTCCGACCGTCCCCGCGCCGACTACTCGGTGGCGGCGTTCGCGAACGGGATGCGCGATCTGCTCTGCTATCTCGGCGTCGATCGCGCGTCGGTGGTGGGCCACTCCCTCGGCGGTGGTGTCGCCGGACAGTTCGCCTACCAGTTCCCCGACATGGTCGAGCGGCTCGTCTTCGTCGCCCCCGGCGGCGTCGATCATGACGTCTCGCCTCTGCTTCGACTGCTGTCGTTGCCGTTCTCGGAGCAGGTGGTCGCACTGACCGCTCTCCCCGGCGCGAAGCAGATACTCGGTGCCGCGCTCGACGTGGCCGCTGCGCTCCCGGTCCCGGCGCGGGCCGATCTCGTACAGCTACGTCTCGCACTCGATCGGATGCCGAACACCGCCTCACCCCACGCCTTCGCGCGCACCCTCCGGTCCGTGGTCGACCTGCGTGGGCAAGTGGTGACGATGCGCGACCGCTGCTATCTCACTGCCGAGGTGCCCACCCTGGTCGCTCGGGGCACAGATGATTCGATCATTCCGGCCGCGCACGCCGAAGTGCTCCGGGCGACGCTGCCCGCGGCCACGGTCACCCTGTTCGAGGGGGTCGGGCACTTCCCCATGATGGAGGCGCCCGAGCGCTTCCTCGAGGTGCTCACCGGATTCCTCACCTCGACCGAGCCGGCCCGCCTGGTTCGCACGCACCTGCGCGACGGGCTCCGCTCGGCGGCCGGCGTGCGGATGCCGGAGCCGGCGCAGGAGCTGGGCTAG
- the galE gene encoding UDP-glucose 4-epimerase GalE: MRLLVTGGAGYVGSVCTQVLLEQGHDVTVLDDLSTGNREAVPAGATFVEGDVATAARQILADGEFDGVLHFAAKSLVGESVTHPHKYWQGNVVTTLSLLDAMLAAGVPRLVFSSTAATYGEPESVPITEDARTAPTNTYGATKLAIDAAITSYATAYGLAAVSLRYFNVAGSYAGIGENREVETHLIPLVLQTALGQRADIAVFGADYPTADGTAVRDYVHVKDLADAHLLALDHARTGAHDIFNLGSGEGFSVRQVIDTCREVTGLEIPEVAADRRAGDPAVLVASSRKAHDELGWRPAHTELRGIVSDAWDFTQALGDRAHAARR, from the coding sequence ATGCGACTTCTGGTGACCGGCGGCGCCGGCTACGTGGGCAGCGTGTGTACCCAGGTTCTGCTGGAGCAGGGCCACGACGTGACCGTGCTCGACGATCTCAGTACCGGCAATCGCGAGGCGGTACCCGCTGGGGCGACCTTCGTCGAGGGTGATGTCGCGACGGCGGCACGCCAGATCCTGGCCGACGGCGAGTTCGACGGCGTCCTGCACTTCGCCGCGAAATCCCTCGTGGGCGAGTCGGTCACGCATCCGCATAAGTACTGGCAGGGCAACGTGGTGACCACGCTGTCGCTGCTCGACGCGATGCTCGCAGCCGGGGTGCCGCGCCTGGTGTTCTCGTCCACCGCCGCTACCTACGGTGAGCCGGAGTCGGTCCCCATTACCGAGGACGCGCGCACCGCGCCGACGAACACCTACGGCGCTACCAAACTCGCCATCGACGCCGCGATCACCTCGTACGCCACCGCGTACGGGCTCGCCGCCGTCTCGCTGCGGTACTTCAACGTGGCCGGCAGCTATGCGGGCATCGGCGAGAACCGCGAGGTGGAGACCCACCTCATCCCGCTGGTGCTGCAGACCGCCCTCGGCCAGCGCGCCGATATCGCCGTCTTCGGCGCCGACTACCCCACCGCGGACGGCACCGCGGTGCGCGACTACGTGCACGTCAAGGATCTGGCCGATGCCCACCTGCTGGCCCTCGACCATGCCCGCACCGGTGCGCACGACATCTTCAATCTGGGGTCCGGCGAAGGCTTCTCGGTGCGACAGGTGATCGACACCTGTCGCGAGGTGACGGGCCTCGAGATCCCCGAAGTCGCCGCTGATCGGCGTGCGGGCGATCCCGCCGTGCTCGTCGCCTCCTCACGCAAGGCGCACGACGAGCTGGGCTGGCGCCCCGCGCACACGGAGCTGCGCGGTATCGTCTCCGACGCCTGGGACTTCACGCAGGCGCTCGGCGACCGGGCACACGCCGCGCGTCGCTGA
- a CDS encoding DUF4192 domain-containing protein gives MTTQRSTHALPIDDVGELIAAVPALLGFVPERSVVLLVHDDVTGRIGATARTDLGLTRAGTLRVDCRRHLGQAVGLLRRQGADRLYALVVDDRRLTKAVPALVDCLETVVSAEPTLGAEVVLADLFFVSAIADGARWLCRHGESGAVTDPATSPVALAAALEGRPVRASRTELVALLAAAGRGIGRADCLAAASNVSDRDPAELLGAVVAAVLQVGSRPEPLGDADVAVLGGALLDVNVRDAALSLSLSVVADDALEMFAELARRLRGTPRAAAALLVAASAYARGDGPLTGIALDAALAADPGYRAARLLAAAFENGISPRAVSAAAESGERVAARLGITMPPRDTEFPLAG, from the coding sequence ATGACGACCCAGCGCAGCACCCACGCCCTGCCCATCGACGACGTCGGCGAGCTGATCGCCGCGGTGCCGGCCCTGCTCGGGTTCGTCCCGGAACGATCCGTGGTCCTGCTGGTGCACGACGACGTGACCGGGAGGATCGGAGCGACCGCCCGCACCGATCTCGGTCTCACTCGGGCGGGCACGCTGAGGGTGGACTGTCGGCGGCATCTCGGTCAAGCGGTCGGTTTGCTGCGTAGGCAGGGCGCCGATCGGCTCTACGCTCTGGTGGTCGACGACCGGCGATTGACCAAGGCGGTCCCGGCGCTCGTGGACTGCCTGGAGACCGTGGTGAGCGCCGAACCCACGCTCGGAGCCGAGGTGGTGCTGGCCGATCTCTTCTTCGTCAGCGCCATCGCCGACGGTGCGCGGTGGCTCTGCCGGCACGGCGAGAGCGGCGCCGTGACCGACCCCGCCACCTCGCCGGTCGCGCTGGCGGCCGCCCTGGAAGGCCGCCCGGTGCGGGCGTCGCGGACCGAACTCGTGGCGTTGCTCGCCGCCGCAGGGCGCGGAATCGGCCGCGCCGACTGCCTGGCGGCGGCGAGCAATGTATCCGACCGGGACCCGGCCGAGCTGCTGGGCGCCGTGGTCGCGGCGGTACTGCAGGTGGGGTCGCGGCCGGAGCCGCTGGGTGACGCGGACGTCGCCGTACTCGGCGGCGCCCTGCTCGATGTGAACGTCCGCGACGCCGCGCTGAGCCTGAGCCTGTCCGTCGTCGCCGACGATGCGCTCGAGATGTTCGCCGAACTCGCACGGCGTCTGCGGGGTACGCCGCGGGCCGCCGCCGCTCTCCTGGTCGCCGCCTCGGCCTATGCCCGCGGCGACGGTCCGCTCACCGGGATCGCGCTGGATGCCGCGCTTGCCGCCGATCCCGGCTACCGGGCCGCCCGGTTGCTCGCGGCGGCATTCGAGAACGGGATCAGCCCGCGCGCCGTGAGCGCGGCCGCGGAGTCAGGGGAGCGGGTCGCGGCGAGGCTGGGCATCACCATGCCACCGAGGGATACCGAATTCCCTTTGGCGGGGTGA
- a CDS encoding MarR family winged helix-turn-helix transcriptional regulator, translated as MSRNEHLIHALRDAALRWNREIAAFGRVNDLGETDIRALIALLDLERAHTAATPGALAAQLGLSSAACTALVDRLVASSLVERAPDAADRRRVRLVVTDSARRLGEDFFAGFLGPLRSAAAGLDAEEAAAVQRFLAAAVQP; from the coding sequence ATGAGCCGGAACGAACACCTGATCCATGCGCTGCGCGACGCCGCGCTGCGCTGGAACCGGGAGATCGCCGCGTTCGGCCGGGTGAACGATCTCGGGGAGACCGATATCCGGGCCCTGATCGCGCTGCTCGATCTGGAACGCGCACACACGGCCGCCACTCCCGGCGCCCTCGCCGCACAGCTGGGCCTGAGTTCGGCGGCGTGCACCGCCCTCGTCGACCGGCTGGTGGCATCATCGCTGGTGGAGCGCGCACCCGACGCTGCGGACCGGCGCCGGGTCCGTTTGGTTGTGACGGACTCCGCCCGGCGCCTCGGCGAGGACTTCTTCGCCGGATTCCTCGGCCCGCTGCGTTCCGCCGCGGCGGGGCTCGACGCCGAGGAGGCCGCTGCGGTCCAGCGTTTTCTCGCCGCGGCGGTTCAGCCGTGA
- a CDS encoding alpha/beta fold hydrolase, whose translation MNNDAIERAYRAVLEDFGVPVERRILDGALARTHVVLCGHPAAPPIVCLPGGGATAASWYATASALARDHRVIAPDLPGDGGGSQPRGLRSRDQWADWIDEVLDALDVSAPALVGHSFGAQLAVDYALRRPGVPAAITLLDPTDVFCRMRPSTVLRAVPLLLAPSARRQRAYAEWETDGHWPPSAAFGRLSDALADGPRTALLRLVPRRPAADRLDALREVSGGVTVVVGERSKSHDGPRLVRAIAQRYPWMTVTSLPVAHHELPFAYRP comes from the coding sequence GTGAATAACGACGCCATCGAACGGGCGTACCGCGCCGTTCTGGAGGACTTCGGCGTACCCGTCGAGCGTCGCATCCTCGACGGGGCCCTGGCCCGCACCCATGTGGTGCTCTGCGGACACCCCGCCGCGCCGCCGATCGTGTGCCTCCCGGGCGGGGGTGCGACGGCGGCCTCCTGGTACGCCACCGCCTCCGCCCTGGCACGGGACCATCGCGTGATCGCCCCCGATCTGCCGGGCGACGGCGGTGGCAGCCAACCGCGGGGTCTACGCAGTCGCGATCAGTGGGCCGACTGGATCGACGAGGTGCTCGACGCGCTCGATGTGTCCGCGCCCGCGCTCGTCGGGCACTCCTTCGGGGCCCAGCTCGCGGTCGACTACGCGCTCCGCCGCCCGGGCGTCCCGGCGGCGATCACCCTGCTCGACCCCACCGATGTGTTCTGCCGGATGCGCCCGAGCACCGTCCTGCGCGCCGTCCCGCTCTTGCTCGCTCCGTCCGCGCGCCGGCAGCGCGCGTACGCCGAGTGGGAGACCGACGGGCATTGGCCCCCGTCGGCGGCGTTCGGCCGGCTGTCGGACGCCCTCGCCGACGGTCCGCGCACTGCGCTCCTACGGCTCGTTCCGCGCAGACCGGCCGCGGATCGCCTGGATGCGCTGCGCGAGGTCTCCGGCGGCGTCACCGTCGTCGTCGGTGAGCGCAGCAAGTCCCACGACGGTCCGCGCCTGGTGCGTGCGATCGCCCAGCGCTACCCGTGGATGACGGTCACCAGCCTGCCCGTCGCCCACCACGAACTGCCGTTCGCCTATCGGCCCTGA
- a CDS encoding alpha/beta fold hydrolase codes for MTAVQRRVALIHGYRRAYRIGGDGPALLLIHGMADNSSTFEPILERLAERYTVIAPDLLGHGDSDRPRADYSLPAFTNAMRDLLLYLGIDRATVVGHSLGGGIAGQFTYQYPEVVERLVFVNTGGVTRSVSPVLRAASVPLSEIAIRAMAIPGALPVANAALTMLGKVPHRAFVDNAECARVLAGLPHAGTPRAFTRTLRAVVDPRGQVVTMLDRSYLGADVPALVVWGADDPIIPVEHAHLLHATLPASRLEIFDGAGHFPFRAQPDRFVDVLLNFLDTTEPAHLTRDDLQSALRRDRDLDAEIETTA; via the coding sequence GTGACCGCCGTGCAGCGGCGGGTAGCGCTGATCCACGGTTACCGCCGCGCCTATCGGATCGGTGGCGACGGGCCCGCGCTGCTGCTGATCCATGGCATGGCGGACAATTCGTCGACGTTCGAGCCGATTCTGGAGCGGCTCGCCGAGCGGTACACGGTGATCGCGCCGGACCTGCTCGGTCACGGCGACTCCGACCGTCCGCGCGCCGACTACTCGCTCCCGGCGTTCACCAACGCCATGCGCGATCTGCTGCTCTATCTCGGCATCGATCGCGCCACTGTAGTGGGGCATTCGCTCGGCGGCGGTATAGCCGGACAGTTCACCTACCAGTACCCGGAGGTGGTCGAGCGGTTGGTGTTCGTCAACACCGGGGGCGTCACCCGGTCGGTCTCTCCCGTACTGCGAGCCGCGTCTGTACCGCTGTCCGAGATCGCCATCCGCGCAATGGCCATACCCGGCGCCCTGCCGGTGGCCAATGCCGCACTGACGATGCTCGGCAAGGTGCCGCACCGGGCGTTCGTCGACAACGCCGAATGCGCCCGCGTGCTCGCCGGACTACCGCACGCGGGCACTCCCCGCGCCTTCACCCGGACGCTGCGCGCCGTGGTCGATCCGCGCGGCCAAGTGGTCACCATGCTCGATCGCAGCTACCTCGGTGCCGACGTGCCCGCCCTCGTGGTGTGGGGCGCCGACGATCCGATCATCCCGGTCGAGCACGCGCACCTGTTACACGCCACCCTGCCGGCCTCGCGCCTGGAGATCTTCGACGGTGCCGGCCACTTCCCGTTCCGGGCCCAGCCGGACCGCTTCGTCGACGTGCTGCTGAACTTCCTGGACACCACCGAACCCGCGCACCTGACCCGCGACGACCTCCAGTCCGCGCTGCGCCGCGACCGCGACCTCGACGCCGAGATCGAAACCACCGCGTAA
- a CDS encoding acetoin utilization protein AcuC, with translation MARFPDSQVVWDPSVLDYRFSQSHPMDPVRLRLTMELARMLGVIDGAEVVAPRGFDVADLARAHTDDYQAAVRVAGSGRSRIDLTGFGLGNDDNPVFLHMHEAAASIVGSTLSGAKAIADGTATRAVNIAGGMHHAMRSHASGFCVYNDIAIAISWLLDHGYDRIAYIDVDAHHGDGVQAAFWNDARVLTVSVHEDPQHLWPNTGYPSELGGPEARGTAVNVPVPAFSPDALWLRAFHAVVPSVVREFAPQLIVSQCGCDSHAADPLTDLSLSVDGQRAAILAMRDLADEVCDGRWLAVGGGGYQLVSVVPRTWTHLLAAVVGVDVDPATPIPAAWKDLVAQIPAERLGGEPGPLPETMGESGDVGFTPWEPVSHDPAERGIDAATDRFIARARTDVFPLHGLDPEDPRD, from the coding sequence ATGGCACGGTTCCCCGACTCCCAGGTGGTGTGGGATCCCTCGGTCCTCGATTACCGCTTCTCCCAATCGCACCCGATGGACCCCGTGCGGCTGCGCCTGACGATGGAGCTGGCCCGGATGCTCGGCGTGATCGACGGTGCCGAGGTGGTGGCACCGCGCGGGTTCGACGTGGCCGATCTCGCCCGGGCGCACACCGACGACTATCAGGCCGCGGTCCGGGTCGCCGGATCCGGCCGCTCGCGCATCGACCTCACCGGGTTCGGTCTCGGCAACGACGACAACCCGGTGTTCCTGCACATGCACGAGGCGGCGGCGTCGATCGTCGGGTCCACGCTCTCCGGGGCCAAGGCGATCGCCGACGGCACCGCCACGCGCGCCGTCAACATCGCGGGCGGTATGCACCACGCGATGCGCAGCCACGCCTCCGGGTTCTGCGTCTACAACGACATCGCGATCGCCATCTCCTGGTTGCTCGACCACGGCTACGACCGCATCGCCTACATCGATGTCGACGCCCATCACGGGGATGGGGTGCAGGCCGCGTTCTGGAACGACGCCCGGGTGCTCACCGTCTCGGTGCACGAGGACCCGCAGCACCTGTGGCCCAACACCGGCTACCCATCGGAGCTGGGCGGACCGGAGGCCCGCGGCACTGCCGTCAACGTGCCGGTTCCCGCGTTCAGCCCGGACGCGCTGTGGTTGCGGGCCTTCCACGCGGTGGTTCCCTCGGTGGTCCGCGAGTTCGCGCCGCAGCTCATCGTGAGTCAGTGCGGCTGCGACTCGCACGCCGCCGATCCGCTCACCGATCTGTCGCTCTCGGTCGACGGTCAGCGGGCGGCGATCCTCGCGATGCGGGATCTGGCCGATGAGGTCTGCGACGGACGCTGGCTCGCCGTCGGCGGCGGTGGGTACCAGTTGGTATCGGTGGTCCCGCGCACCTGGACCCACCTGCTGGCGGCGGTGGTCGGCGTGGACGTCGACCCGGCCACCCCCATCCCGGCCGCATGGAAGGACCTCGTCGCACAGATCCCGGCCGAGCGCCTCGGTGGCGAACCCGGCCCGCTTCCGGAGACCATGGGTGAGAGCGGCGATGTCGGATTCACTCCGTGGGAACCCGTCTCGCACGACCCGGCCGAGCGCGGTATCGACGCCGCCACCGACCGGTTCATCGCCCGCGCACGTACCGATGTCTTCCCCCTGCACGGACTCGACCCGGAGGATCCCCGTGACTGA
- a CDS encoding amino acid transporter gives MSERAGTHVGPHASDSDHPQPWWKVMCLTGVDYFSTLGYQPAIAFIAAGVISPIATLVLIALTLLGALPVYKRVARESPNGAGSLAMFERLLPWWGGKLFVLVLLGFAATDFIITITLSSSDAAEHIVENPLAPQFLQGANIPITLLLVLALGLVFLKGFREAIGTAVLLVTVYLSLNVVVILVSLWHIVERPQFVLDWQNLLWAENSNPLMVVAVALIVFPKLALGLSGFETGVAVMPQIKGDPNDPPEYPAKRIRDTGRLLTTAAVIMSVLLATSSFATTLLIPAEEFGPEGAANGRALAYLAHDYLGNTFGTVYDISTVAILWFAGASAMAGLLNLVPRYLPRYGMAPRWASAVRPLVVVLTVIALVIVLIFEADVNAQGGAYATGVLVLMTSAAVAVTISARRKRQTAQTWMFGLIAAVFVYTTIDNIIERPDGVRIAALFILAIAVVSIGSRVRRSFELRASSISFDDKALEFIRDDAQAQHAIRIVAHEPDVDTKKEYRDKVRAERKFGHIPGRSRVILLEVWPRDSSDFEQDLEVRGIEKFGYRLLKVRSGNIANTIAAVLLYIRDETGVVPEVYFQWSEMNPVLNMGKYLVEGTGEVAAVCHEVLRQAEHDAKRRPTVHVS, from the coding sequence ATGTCCGAACGCGCCGGCACCCACGTCGGCCCGCACGCCTCGGACAGCGATCATCCGCAGCCGTGGTGGAAGGTCATGTGTCTGACCGGCGTCGACTATTTCTCCACGCTGGGCTACCAGCCGGCCATCGCCTTCATCGCCGCCGGCGTCATCTCCCCCATCGCCACCCTGGTGCTCATCGCGCTCACTCTGCTCGGCGCGCTCCCGGTGTACAAGCGTGTGGCCCGCGAGAGCCCGAACGGGGCGGGGTCGCTCGCCATGTTCGAGCGGCTGCTGCCCTGGTGGGGCGGCAAGCTGTTCGTTCTCGTACTGCTGGGATTCGCCGCCACCGACTTCATCATCACCATCACGCTCTCGTCGTCGGACGCCGCCGAGCACATCGTCGAGAACCCGTTGGCGCCACAGTTCCTCCAGGGCGCGAACATCCCGATCACCCTGCTGTTGGTACTGGCACTGGGTCTGGTGTTCCTCAAGGGCTTCCGGGAGGCCATCGGCACCGCGGTGCTCCTGGTCACGGTGTACCTCTCACTCAACGTGGTCGTGATCCTGGTGTCGCTGTGGCACATCGTCGAACGACCGCAGTTCGTGCTGGACTGGCAGAACCTGCTGTGGGCCGAGAACTCGAATCCGCTGATGGTGGTGGCGGTCGCTCTGATCGTGTTCCCGAAACTCGCGCTCGGCCTGTCCGGCTTCGAGACCGGTGTCGCCGTGATGCCTCAGATCAAGGGCGATCCCAACGACCCGCCCGAATACCCGGCCAAGCGAATCCGGGACACCGGGCGGCTGCTCACCACCGCCGCGGTGATCATGAGCGTGCTGCTCGCGACGTCGAGCTTCGCGACCACGCTGCTGATTCCCGCGGAGGAGTTCGGTCCGGAGGGAGCGGCGAACGGTCGCGCGCTGGCCTACCTCGCGCACGACTACCTGGGCAACACCTTCGGCACCGTGTACGACATCTCGACCGTGGCGATCCTGTGGTTCGCGGGGGCGTCCGCGATGGCGGGCCTGCTCAACCTGGTGCCCCGCTACCTGCCCCGATACGGCATGGCCCCGCGCTGGGCCTCGGCGGTACGCCCCCTGGTCGTCGTGCTCACCGTGATCGCACTGGTGATCGTGCTGATCTTCGAGGCGGACGTGAATGCGCAGGGCGGCGCGTATGCGACCGGTGTGTTGGTGTTGATGACCTCCGCCGCGGTGGCCGTCACGATCTCCGCGCGACGCAAACGGCAGACCGCACAAACCTGGATGTTCGGTCTCATCGCGGCCGTGTTCGTGTACACCACCATCGACAACATCATCGAGCGGCCCGATGGCGTGCGGATCGCCGCGCTGTTCATCCTGGCGATCGCCGTGGTGTCGATCGGCTCCCGCGTGCGGCGCTCGTTCGAGCTGCGCGCATCGTCGATCAGCTTCGACGACAAGGCCCTGGAATTCATCCGCGACGACGCGCAGGCCCAGCACGCGATCCGCATCGTGGCCCACGAGCCCGACGTGGACACCAAGAAGGAGTACCGGGACAAGGTACGCGCCGAGCGCAAATTCGGGCACATCCCCGGCCGGTCCCGGGTGATCCTGCTCGAAGTGTGGCCGCGGGACTCGTCGGACTTCGAGCAGGATCTCGAGGTGCGCGGCATCGAGAAATTCGGATACCGCCTGCTCAAGGTGCGCTCGGGCAACATCGCCAACACGATTGCGGCGGTGCTGCTCTACATCCGCGACGAGACGGGCGTGGTGCCCGAGGTCTATTTCCAGTGGTCCGAGATGAATCCCGTGCTCAACATGGGCAAGTATCTCGTCGAGGGCACGGGCGAGGTGGCCGCGGTCTGTCACGAGGTGCTCCGGCAGGCCGAGCACGACGCGAAGCGCCGACCGACGGTCCACGTGTCCTGA
- a CDS encoding proteasome assembly chaperone family protein produces MDEQSHMYELEFPGPAVSDTDGNGPVLVHALDGYADAGHALKLLREHLTSNLTTELVASFDVDELIDYRSRRPMMTFEDRFTGVEEPQLNLYAVRDSAGKPFLLLAGAEPDLRWEGFVSAVAGLAERFGVKTVVGLHAIPMAVPHTRPVSVTGHGSNPDLRKNLRSWDGAMRIPGSAAGMLELRMADKGYDTVGLSVHVPHYLAQNDYPEAVLGMLGALRSTVDLQLPDGELPAEAAELREQIDAQVSSSAEITQVVEALEHQYDEATHAAQPRELLIADGEAIPTGDDLASEFEAFLAEQAGDEGDESAS; encoded by the coding sequence ATGGACGAGCAGTCGCACATGTACGAGCTGGAGTTCCCCGGCCCGGCGGTCTCGGACACGGACGGCAACGGGCCGGTGCTCGTGCACGCCCTGGACGGCTACGCCGACGCCGGTCACGCCCTCAAGCTGCTCCGCGAACACCTCACGTCGAACCTGACCACCGAACTGGTGGCGTCCTTCGATGTGGATGAGTTGATCGACTACCGCTCACGACGGCCCATGATGACCTTCGAGGACCGGTTCACCGGCGTCGAGGAACCCCAGTTGAACCTGTACGCGGTGCGGGACAGCGCGGGTAAGCCCTTCCTTCTGCTCGCCGGCGCCGAGCCCGACCTGCGCTGGGAGGGTTTCGTCAGCGCGGTCGCGGGGCTCGCCGAGCGATTCGGCGTCAAGACCGTCGTGGGCCTGCACGCGATTCCGATGGCCGTCCCGCACACCCGCCCGGTATCGGTGACCGGCCACGGCTCGAACCCCGACCTGCGCAAGAACCTGCGTTCCTGGGACGGCGCCATGCGCATCCCCGGGAGCGCCGCGGGCATGCTCGAATTGCGCATGGCCGATAAGGGCTACGACACCGTCGGCCTGTCCGTGCACGTACCGCACTACCTCGCGCAGAACGACTACCCCGAGGCGGTTCTCGGCATGCTCGGCGCGCTGCGCAGCACCGTCGACCTGCAACTGCCCGATGGCGAGCTCCCGGCCGAGGCAGCCGAGCTGCGCGAGCAGATCGACGCCCAGGTCTCTTCCAGCGCCGAGATCACGCAGGTGGTCGAGGCCTTGGAGCATCAGTACGACGAGGCGACGCACGCCGCCCAGCCGCGTGAGCTGCTCATTGCCGACGGCGAAGCCATTCCCACAGGCGACGACCTGGCCAGCGAGTTCGAGGCCTTCCTCGCCGAGCAGGCGGGCGACGAGGGCGACGAGTCCGCTTCGTGA
- a CDS encoding metal-dependent transcriptional regulator — protein MNDLVDTTEMYLRTIYELEEEGVVPLRARIAERLDQSGPTVSQTVQRMERDGLVRVAGDRHLELSDKGRALAIAVMRKHRLAERLLVDVIGLQWENVHAEACRWEHVMSEDVERRLLEVLGNPTTSPYGNPIPGLGELGVSIGNEPTRPARLTDLPQGGPTAVVIKRLAEHVQADNDLISRFREAGVVPDARVAVTVQRGSVVISVAGHEDFELSDEMAHAVFAEAV, from the coding sequence GTGAACGATCTGGTGGACACCACCGAGATGTACCTGCGCACCATCTACGAACTCGAAGAAGAGGGCGTGGTGCCGCTGCGCGCACGCATCGCGGAGCGGCTCGACCAGAGCGGGCCGACCGTGTCGCAGACCGTGCAGCGAATGGAGCGCGACGGACTGGTCCGTGTCGCGGGCGACCGTCACCTGGAACTCAGCGACAAGGGTCGCGCGCTCGCCATCGCCGTGATGCGCAAGCACCGGCTGGCCGAGCGACTGCTGGTCGACGTGATCGGCCTGCAGTGGGAGAACGTGCACGCCGAGGCGTGCCGCTGGGAGCACGTGATGAGCGAGGACGTCGAACGGCGCCTGCTCGAGGTGCTCGGCAACCCCACCACCTCGCCCTACGGCAACCCGATCCCGGGCCTGGGCGAACTCGGTGTGTCGATCGGCAACGAGCCCACCCGCCCCGCACGGCTGACGGACCTCCCGCAGGGCGGTCCCACCGCAGTGGTGATCAAGCGGCTGGCCGAGCACGTGCAGGCGGACAACGATCTGATCAGTCGCTTCCGGGAGGCGGGCGTCGTGCCCGATGCCCGCGTCGCGGTGACCGTCCAGCGCGGATCCGTGGTGATCTCCGTGGCGGGCCACGAGGACTTCGAACTGTCGGACGAAATGGCGCACGCCGTGTTCGCCGAGGCGGTGTAG